One Chlorobaculum limnaeum genomic window carries:
- a CDS encoding restriction endonuclease: protein MPNYDFKTLSPVDFEILSHDLIQEELSLTLQSFTSGRDGGVDFRYSLDDSGDIVIQCKHYTDSGYDSLLNTLEKKELPKIRKLSPKRYLLTTSVPLTPYRKDKIFHLLDPYIISTNDIYGKDDLNNLLGKFSFIERKTIKLWLFSLPLLEDLLHARIHNISKAELQRIREKAKLYVQNDSFKQAAEILETHNFCVIAGLPGIGKTILAEMLALDYNRAGYEIIKVTHDIAEAWDLNSTETKRLFYYDDFLGQSSVTEKLRKNEDQCILDFVHAVRDTPHTKLIMTTREHILQQAYQEYEKLNRDRFSDQKCVVDLTKYTRMNRARILYNHIYFSDLKPEYRAALLSNRTYLTIVDHRNYSPRIIKLLTENARLRDVPISDYSAFFKKSLDNPLLVWEHAFERSLSQAARNLLMVLATMPHECFMDDLKSAYHAYNLLYAKWYAATISPQDFQTALKELDGEFLKYDPEELGVIVSFTNPSAADYVRQHIEMNIDELNILLESIHYYEQLSIIWSWTATRKKVIQLINKNLNLYSEIMRRVTTEQPCRIITYIIGENKRKDYWAHSLEERMALVTKISISTKVALNSIVQGGIQFVESRIESGKFDRRGLADLIVALHKVYDPLSRIWIDKKMPSFIESLIVQPRWVDELRPICNLVEEEPEMFTKTMVERVALSLKRVAQSTLDDSYQLNAESLREDAEALESMAKIVSVNVQDIIFNLRLLADEKDEEASERDESLEYSYSSSRDAECASNEDIDSLFSTLTMST, encoded by the coding sequence ATGCCAAACTATGACTTTAAAACGCTGTCTCCGGTTGATTTTGAGATACTCTCTCACGATTTAATTCAAGAGGAACTTTCTCTGACTTTGCAGTCTTTCACTTCAGGCAGAGATGGGGGAGTTGATTTTCGCTACTCGCTTGATGACTCTGGGGATATTGTGATACAATGCAAACACTACACTGATTCAGGTTATGATTCTTTACTGAATACTCTCGAAAAAAAGGAACTCCCCAAAATCCGAAAGCTCTCGCCAAAACGTTATCTGTTAACTACATCTGTTCCTCTGACGCCTTACCGCAAGGACAAGATTTTTCATCTTTTAGACCCATATATAATATCTACTAACGATATTTATGGAAAGGACGATTTAAACAATCTCCTTGGGAAATTCTCATTCATTGAAAGAAAGACCATTAAACTCTGGTTGTTTAGTCTACCACTTCTGGAAGATTTGTTACATGCTCGCATTCATAACATATCCAAGGCAGAGCTTCAACGTATTCGAGAAAAGGCAAAGCTTTACGTGCAGAATGACAGCTTTAAACAAGCGGCTGAAATCCTTGAGACACACAATTTCTGCGTTATTGCTGGATTGCCTGGCATTGGTAAGACAATCCTTGCCGAAATGCTTGCCCTTGATTATAATCGAGCTGGATACGAAATCATCAAAGTCACCCATGATATAGCAGAAGCTTGGGACCTCAACAGTACAGAGACAAAAAGACTTTTTTACTATGATGATTTCCTTGGTCAATCATCAGTTACCGAGAAGCTTCGAAAAAACGAGGATCAGTGCATTTTGGATTTCGTTCATGCAGTGCGCGATACCCCTCATACAAAGCTCATTATGACGACAAGGGAGCATATATTGCAACAAGCATATCAAGAATATGAGAAGCTGAATCGTGACCGTTTTTCTGATCAGAAATGCGTTGTTGATCTTACGAAGTACACCAGAATGAATCGTGCTCGCATCCTTTACAACCATATCTACTTTTCTGATCTTAAGCCTGAATATCGAGCCGCGTTACTTTCTAATCGCACCTATTTAACCATTGTCGATCACCGTAATTACAGCCCAAGGATTATTAAACTTCTTACAGAAAATGCTCGTCTTCGTGACGTACCAATATCTGATTATTCAGCATTTTTTAAAAAAAGCCTTGATAATCCGTTATTGGTCTGGGAGCACGCATTCGAGAGGAGTCTTTCGCAAGCAGCACGGAATTTGCTAATGGTGCTTGCCACAATGCCGCATGAGTGCTTCATGGATGATCTAAAGTCTGCGTATCACGCCTATAATCTTTTATATGCCAAATGGTATGCAGCGACAATCAGCCCACAAGATTTTCAAACTGCACTCAAAGAATTAGATGGTGAGTTCCTTAAGTACGATCCGGAAGAACTTGGTGTTATTGTGAGTTTCACAAATCCTTCCGCAGCTGACTATGTCCGCCAACATATAGAGATGAACATTGATGAACTAAACATTTTACTTGAATCAATTCATTATTATGAACAGCTAAGTATTATTTGGTCTTGGACTGCTACCCGTAAAAAGGTTATCCAGTTGATCAATAAAAATCTCAATCTTTATTCGGAAATAATGCGACGAGTAACAACCGAACAGCCATGCAGAATCATAACTTATATAATAGGAGAAAACAAAAGAAAAGATTATTGGGCACATTCTTTGGAGGAGCGTATGGCTCTCGTAACTAAAATTTCTATCAGCACAAAAGTCGCTCTAAATTCAATTGTTCAAGGCGGAATTCAGTTTGTTGAATCACGTATAGAAAGTGGTAAATTCGACAGGCGAGGACTTGCAGATTTAATCGTAGCGCTTCACAAGGTTTACGATCCTTTAAGTCGTATTTGGATTGATAAGAAGATGCCTTCTTTCATTGAGTCACTGATTGTACAACCAAGATGGGTTGATGAATTAAGGCCAATTTGCAATCTTGTTGAAGAAGAACCTGAGATGTTTACAAAGACAATGGTTGAACGTGTTGCTTTATCCTTAAAACGTGTTGCACAATCAACCTTGGACGATTCTTATCAACTTAATGCTGAAAGCTTACGAGAGGATGCCGAAGCCTTAGAATCAATGGCTAAAATAGTTTCTGTAAATGTACAAGATATAATCTTTAATTTGCGTCTGCTTGCAGATGAGAAAGATGAAGAGGCATCAGAACGCGATGAAAGTCTTGAATATTCATATAGTTCATCCAGAGATGCCGAATGCGCATCGAATGAAGATATTGATTCTCTATTTTCTACGCTTACAATGAGCACATAG
- a CDS encoding NAD(P)/FAD-dependent oxidoreductase: MKKVLILGGGIAGVAAAIAFRKRGFEVEVVSAREYLFIYPIAIWIPVGTEEFKNVAFPLEKIARKHGFSLTLDTVTSIDSSRDSVALEKAGVRSDFDFLVIALGSDKVKHEGAEHTLSICGAPEHSLRLREKIDALIERGHGKIAFGFGGNPKDPSGVRGGPGFELFFNLHHKLTKLGIRDNFEMTFFAPMASPGQKMGQKALDMMAKMFKAKNFKQRYGKKITRFEKDGVVFEDGSKLQSDLTMFIPAGSGHSVVKASDLPLNEAGFVKIDDFCRVVGVNGWYAVGDSVALEGPEWKAKQGHIAEFMAECAANNCLAEHFGHQEPMKGYQEHLNVLCVMDTGDGAGFVYRTGHSEMFIPMPIVGHWLKKGWGYYYKLSKMKYIPRIPGM; the protein is encoded by the coding sequence GTGAAAAAAGTACTGATTCTTGGCGGAGGCATTGCCGGTGTTGCGGCGGCCATCGCATTCCGCAAGCGAGGGTTCGAGGTCGAGGTGGTTTCCGCCAGAGAGTATCTGTTCATCTATCCCATCGCTATCTGGATTCCGGTCGGCACGGAGGAGTTCAAAAACGTGGCCTTCCCGCTGGAGAAAATCGCGCGGAAACACGGCTTTTCACTGACGCTCGATACGGTGACTTCCATCGACTCCAGCCGGGACTCCGTCGCGCTTGAAAAAGCGGGCGTCCGCAGTGACTTCGACTTCCTCGTGATCGCGCTCGGATCAGACAAGGTGAAGCACGAAGGCGCAGAACACACGCTTTCGATCTGCGGCGCGCCGGAGCACTCGCTCCGCCTGCGGGAGAAGATCGACGCACTCATCGAACGCGGCCACGGCAAGATCGCCTTCGGCTTCGGCGGCAACCCGAAAGACCCCAGCGGCGTGCGCGGCGGCCCCGGCTTCGAGCTGTTTTTCAACCTGCACCACAAGCTCACCAAGCTCGGCATCAGGGACAATTTCGAGATGACCTTCTTCGCCCCGATGGCTTCGCCGGGCCAGAAAATGGGGCAGAAAGCGCTCGACATGATGGCCAAAATGTTCAAGGCGAAGAACTTCAAGCAACGCTACGGCAAGAAGATCACGCGCTTCGAGAAGGACGGCGTGGTGTTCGAGGACGGCAGCAAGCTCCAGAGCGATCTGACGATGTTCATCCCCGCCGGATCGGGCCACAGCGTCGTCAAGGCATCCGACTTGCCGCTCAACGAGGCGGGCTTCGTGAAGATCGACGACTTCTGCCGCGTGGTCGGCGTGAACGGCTGGTACGCGGTTGGTGATTCGGTGGCACTCGAAGGGCCGGAGTGGAAAGCCAAGCAGGGCCACATCGCGGAGTTCATGGCGGAATGCGCAGCCAACAACTGCCTCGCCGAACACTTCGGCCATCAGGAGCCGATGAAGGGCTACCAGGAGCACCTGAACGTCCTCTGCGTCATGGACACCGGCGACGGAGCAGGCTTCGTCTATCGCACCGGCCACAGCGAAATGTTCATCCCGATGCCGATAGTCGGCCACTGGCTGAAAAAGGGGTGGGGGTATTATTACAAGTTGTCGAAGATGAAATACATCCCGAGGATTCCGGGGATGTGA